The following are encoded in a window of Pseudomonas graminis genomic DNA:
- a CDS encoding efflux transporter outer membrane subunit, whose translation MPRRLVRGLKPLSVWALTLLISGCIGTGGIAPQGTALSPDALATDDAIKAADKDAHWPAGQWWRAYGDDQLNRWIALAALGSPSLAIAAARVRQAKALGGIAESAESLHISGDSSLKRHNWPTDQFYGPGELSNTSTWDNNASLGLSYSLDLWGQESNHSEQAMDMAHMSAAQERQAQLELQDNIVRAYIQLSLNYAQRDIAEATLAQQEQIVELAQRRLKGGIGTHFEVSQAQTPLPETHRQIDALDEAIALSRNQIAALAGKGPGEGASLQRPTLSLNAALKLPSALPAELLGQRPDVVASRWRVAAQARGIDVAHAGFYPNVDLMGSLGYMATGGGMLEFLAGKKFNYSVGPAITLPIFDGGRLRSELGVASAGYDEAVAQYNQTLVMALKSISDQLIRRESMDKQQAFADQSVAAAQKTYDIAMVAYTRGLTDYLNVLNAQTLLFHQQQVQQHVQAERLTVHAELVVALGGGLMAGNDSPAPEKTAAPKTPVSLAVFDK comes from the coding sequence GTGCCGCGTCGTCTCGTCAGAGGGCTCAAGCCCCTCAGTGTGTGGGCTTTAACGTTACTCATCAGCGGCTGCATCGGAACTGGCGGAATTGCCCCACAAGGCACAGCGTTGTCGCCCGACGCGCTGGCCACCGACGACGCCATCAAGGCGGCCGACAAAGACGCCCACTGGCCGGCCGGTCAGTGGTGGCGCGCCTATGGCGACGACCAACTCAATCGCTGGATCGCGCTGGCCGCGCTCGGCAGCCCCAGCCTGGCGATCGCCGCTGCGCGCGTGCGTCAGGCCAAGGCCCTGGGAGGCATCGCGGAGTCGGCGGAATCCCTGCACATCTCCGGTGACAGCTCCCTGAAACGCCACAACTGGCCGACGGATCAGTTCTACGGCCCGGGTGAGCTGTCGAACACCAGCACGTGGGACAACAACGCGTCGCTGGGCCTGAGTTATTCCCTTGATCTGTGGGGCCAGGAAAGCAATCACTCCGAACAGGCGATGGACATGGCGCACATGAGCGCGGCCCAGGAGCGTCAGGCGCAGCTGGAATTGCAGGACAACATCGTCCGCGCCTACATCCAGTTGTCCCTCAACTATGCCCAGCGCGATATCGCCGAAGCGACCCTCGCGCAACAAGAGCAGATCGTTGAACTGGCTCAGCGCCGTCTGAAAGGCGGCATCGGCACCCATTTCGAAGTCAGCCAGGCGCAAACCCCTTTGCCTGAAACCCATCGTCAGATTGACGCCCTGGACGAGGCCATTGCCCTGAGCCGCAATCAGATCGCTGCGCTGGCGGGCAAAGGCCCGGGCGAGGGCGCGAGTTTGCAGCGCCCGACGCTGTCACTGAACGCAGCGTTGAAGTTGCCGTCGGCGCTGCCCGCCGAATTGCTGGGGCAGCGCCCGGATGTGGTGGCCAGTCGCTGGCGGGTGGCGGCGCAAGCGCGAGGCATTGATGTGGCCCATGCCGGGTTTTATCCGAACGTCGATCTGATGGGCAGCCTGGGTTACATGGCCACTGGCGGAGGCATGCTGGAATTCCTCGCCGGCAAGAAATTCAACTACAGCGTGGGCCCGGCGATCACCTTGCCGATCTTCGACGGCGGGCGTTTGCGTTCGGAACTGGGCGTGGCGTCGGCGGGCTATGACGAAGCCGTCGCGCAGTACAATCAGACCCTGGTGATGGCGCTGAAGAGCATTTCCGATCAGCTGATTCGTCGCGAATCGATGGACAAGCAGCAAGCGTTCGCCGATCAATCGGTGGCCGCCGCGCAGAAAACCTACGACATCGCGATGGTTGCCTATACACGCGGCCTGACCGATTACCTCAATGTGCTCAACGCGCAGACGCTGTTGTTCCATCAGCAGCAGGTCCAGCAACACGTCCAGGCCGAACGCCTGACGGTGCACGCGGAATTGGTGGTGGCGCTGGGCGGCGGCTTGATGGCCGGCAATGACTCTCCTGCGCCGGAAAAGACCGCTGCCCCGAAAACGCCGGTGTCACTGGCGGTGTTTGATAAATGA
- a CDS encoding LysR family transcriptional regulator, producing the protein MDTLQNMRAFTCVAQAGSFTAAAAQLDTTTANVSRAVSNLEAHLQTRLLNRTTRRIALTEAGKRYLLRCEQILGYVEEAEAEASDAHARPAGQLKVHSMTGVGQHYVIDAIARYRRNHPDVSFDLTMTNRVPDLLEEGYDVSIVLASELPDSGFVSQRLGITYSIVCASPAYIKAFGMAHRPADLLNHACLRLVSPVFPLEKWAFDGPEGQETVTIGNSPFLVNSADAMQAAISSGMGIGILPIYSAIEGLRNGSLVRVLPQYRSHELNLYAIYPSRQYLDAKIKTWVEYLRGSLPEIMAAHEADLQTHVLPETV; encoded by the coding sequence ATGGACACTCTGCAAAACATGCGCGCCTTCACTTGCGTGGCGCAGGCGGGCAGCTTCACCGCTGCTGCCGCTCAACTGGACACCACCACCGCAAACGTTTCGCGCGCTGTCTCCAACCTCGAAGCCCACCTGCAAACCCGACTCCTGAACCGCACCACGCGCCGCATCGCCCTGACTGAAGCGGGCAAGCGTTACCTGCTGCGTTGCGAGCAGATCCTCGGTTACGTGGAAGAAGCGGAAGCCGAAGCCAGCGACGCCCATGCGCGCCCGGCCGGGCAGCTGAAAGTCCACTCGATGACCGGCGTAGGCCAGCATTACGTCATCGACGCGATTGCCCGATACCGGCGCAATCACCCGGACGTGTCGTTCGACCTGACCATGACCAACCGCGTCCCGGACCTGCTCGAAGAGGGTTACGACGTGTCCATCGTGCTCGCCAGCGAGCTGCCGGATTCGGGCTTCGTCTCCCAGCGCCTGGGCATCACGTACAGCATCGTTTGCGCTTCGCCCGCCTACATCAAGGCGTTCGGCATGGCGCACCGGCCGGCTGACTTGCTCAATCACGCCTGCCTGCGTCTGGTCAGCCCGGTGTTCCCGCTGGAAAAGTGGGCGTTTGACGGCCCCGAAGGCCAGGAAACCGTGACCATCGGAAACTCGCCGTTTCTGGTGAACTCGGCCGACGCCATGCAGGCGGCGATCAGCAGCGGCATGGGCATCGGGATTCTGCCGATCTACTCGGCGATCGAAGGTTTGCGTAATGGCTCGCTGGTGCGGGTATTGCCGCAGTACCGGTCCCACGAGCTGAACCTGTACGCGATCTACCCGTCGCGGCAGTACCTGGATGCGAAGATCAAAACCTGGGTCGAGTACCTGCGCGGCTCGTTGCCGGAAATCATGGCCGCCCATGAAGCGGATCTGCAGACCCATGTGTTGCCGGAGACGGTTTAG
- a CDS encoding 2-hydroxyacid dehydrogenase, which yields MKKTVLAFSRVSPEMAERLQQDFNVIIPDPKKGDLNEQFNEALPHSHGMIGAGRTLGREQLESAKQLEVVSSISVGYDNYDVGYLTERSIMLTNTPDVLTESTADLGFSLIMSSARRVAELDAYTKAGKWKRSIEASHFGTDVYGKTLGIVGMGNIGAAVARRGRLGFNMPILYSGNSRKTALEQELGAQFRTLDQLLAESDFVCLVVPLSEKTQHMISTRELSLMKKSAILVNIARGPIVDEPALIKALQDGTIRGAGLDVYEKEPLSESPLFALSNAVTLPHIGSATDETRQAMADRAYTNLRAALLGEKPQDLVNTQVWKG from the coding sequence ATGAAAAAGACCGTCCTTGCCTTCAGCCGCGTGTCCCCGGAAATGGCCGAGCGCCTGCAGCAAGACTTCAACGTGATCATCCCCGATCCGAAAAAGGGTGATCTGAACGAGCAGTTCAACGAAGCCCTGCCCCACAGCCACGGCATGATCGGTGCCGGTCGCACGCTGGGGCGCGAGCAGTTGGAGAGCGCGAAGCAGCTGGAGGTGGTGTCGAGCATTTCGGTCGGCTACGACAACTACGACGTCGGCTACCTCACCGAACGCAGCATCATGCTGACCAACACCCCCGACGTGCTGACGGAAAGCACCGCCGACCTGGGCTTTTCGCTGATCATGAGCAGCGCGCGCCGCGTCGCCGAACTGGACGCTTACACCAAAGCCGGTAAGTGGAAACGCAGCATCGAGGCGTCACATTTCGGCACCGACGTTTACGGCAAGACGCTGGGTATCGTGGGGATGGGCAACATCGGCGCGGCGGTGGCGCGACGCGGTCGTCTGGGTTTCAACATGCCGATCCTGTACAGCGGCAACAGCCGCAAGACCGCCCTCGAGCAGGAACTGGGCGCGCAATTCCGTACGCTGGACCAACTGCTGGCCGAGTCGGATTTCGTCTGTCTGGTGGTGCCGCTCAGCGAAAAGACCCAGCACATGATTAGCACGCGCGAACTGTCACTGATGAAAAAGAGCGCCATTCTGGTAAACATCGCCCGCGGCCCGATCGTGGACGAACCGGCGCTGATCAAGGCGCTGCAGGACGGCACCATTCGCGGCGCCGGGCTGGATGTCTACGAAAAAGAGCCGCTGTCTGAATCGCCGCTGTTCGCCCTGAGCAACGCGGTAACGCTGCCCCACATCGGCTCGGCGACTGACGAAACCCGCCAGGCCATGGCCGACCGCGCCTATACAAACCTGCGCGCCGCGCTACTGGGCGAGAAGCCGCAGGATCTGGTGAATACGCAGGTGTGGAAGGGCTGA
- a CDS encoding DMT family transporter, translated as MNITLYLLTVLIWGTTWIALKLQLGEVAIPVSIVYRFGLAALIIFALLMATGKLQKVNRRGQLICLAQGLCLFCVNFMCFYTASQWIPTGLVAVVFSTATLWNALNARIFFKQKIARNVVLGGTLGLMGLACLFWPELAGHSASRETLIGLALTLLGTLCFSAGNMLSSLQQKAGLRPLTANAYGMLYGATMLCVYCLLSGTPFGFEWNARYIGSLLYLVIPGSVIGFTAYLTLVGRMGPERAAYCTVLFPVVALNVSAFAEGYQWTAPALMGLVLVMAGNVLVFRKPRVVTPVGAKLA; from the coding sequence ATGAACATCACGTTGTATCTGCTGACCGTTTTGATCTGGGGCACGACCTGGATCGCCTTGAAACTGCAACTGGGCGAAGTCGCCATCCCGGTGTCGATCGTCTACCGCTTCGGCCTCGCGGCGCTGATCATCTTCGCGTTGTTGATGGCGACCGGGAAACTGCAGAAGGTCAATCGTCGCGGGCAGCTCATCTGTCTGGCGCAAGGGCTGTGCCTGTTCTGCGTCAACTTCATGTGCTTCTACACCGCCAGCCAGTGGATCCCGACCGGTCTGGTGGCAGTGGTGTTTTCCACCGCGACACTGTGGAACGCCCTCAACGCCCGGATATTTTTCAAACAGAAAATCGCGCGCAACGTCGTGTTGGGCGGGACGTTGGGGCTGATGGGCCTGGCGTGCCTGTTCTGGCCGGAGTTGGCCGGGCACAGCGCCAGTCGCGAGACCTTGATCGGCCTGGCACTGACCCTGCTCGGCACGCTGTGTTTCTCGGCGGGCAACATGCTTTCCAGCCTGCAACAGAAGGCCGGTCTGCGTCCGCTGACCGCCAACGCCTACGGCATGCTGTATGGCGCGACGATGCTGTGCGTGTATTGCCTGCTGAGCGGTACGCCGTTCGGGTTTGAGTGGAACGCGCGGTACATCGGCTCGTTGCTGTATCTGGTAATCCCGGGTTCGGTGATTGGCTTTACGGCTTACCTCACCCTGGTCGGCCGCATGGGCCCGGAGCGCGCGGCGTATTGCACGGTGCTGTTTCCGGTGGTGGCGTTGAATGTGTCAGCGTTTGCCGAAGGCTACCAATGGACCGCCCCGGCGCTGATGGGGCTGGTGCTGGTGATGGCGGGGAACGTGCTGGTGTTCAGGAAGCCCAGGGTGGTTACGCCGGTGGGTGCAAAACTGGCGTGA
- a CDS encoding helix-turn-helix domain-containing protein: protein MSSLETIQVFQSLNSSPHAQLEKCATLGDGVMAALWNNRHDAQNYHAPTHHTLSCYIDGGTGTFRRDQPDLKGAPDKICTLPAGHQSSWVVNGEIRLAHLYISPEQFALNCVTLLDREPRQLALQEHTFLDDSLQAERFHRLIRMDWSEPGERMLTSSLAHELLDHMVLRQVGLREGLRLKGGLAPHLRRQLVEFIEQNLADPLSLGQLAGMCALSEYHFARMFRESFGLPPHQYLLARRLSRARELLRSSRKPFGEIALECGFASASHFSNRFKQSVGATAGEYRAAFQSR, encoded by the coding sequence ATGTCGTCACTTGAAACCATCCAGGTTTTCCAATCCCTGAACAGCTCGCCCCACGCGCAGCTGGAAAAGTGCGCGACCCTGGGCGACGGGGTGATGGCGGCGCTGTGGAACAACCGCCACGACGCGCAGAACTACCACGCGCCGACGCACCACACCCTGTCGTGCTACATCGACGGCGGCACCGGGACGTTCCGCCGCGATCAGCCAGACCTAAAAGGCGCTCCGGACAAGATCTGCACGCTGCCCGCCGGCCATCAGTCTTCCTGGGTGGTGAACGGGGAAATCCGCCTGGCGCATCTGTACATCAGCCCCGAACAGTTCGCCCTCAATTGCGTCACGCTGCTGGATCGCGAGCCACGCCAGCTGGCGTTGCAGGAGCACACGTTTCTGGACGACTCGCTGCAGGCCGAGCGCTTTCATCGTTTGATCCGCATGGACTGGAGCGAGCCCGGCGAACGCATGCTCACCAGCAGTCTCGCCCATGAGCTGCTCGATCACATGGTCCTGCGCCAGGTGGGGCTGCGCGAAGGGTTGCGCTTGAAGGGCGGGTTGGCCCCACACTTGCGCCGTCAGTTGGTGGAGTTTATCGAGCAGAATCTTGCCGATCCCTTGAGCCTCGGCCAGTTGGCCGGCATGTGCGCGCTGTCGGAATACCACTTCGCGCGAATGTTCCGCGAAAGCTTCGGCCTGCCGCCCCATCAATACCTGCTCGCCCGACGCCTCAGCCGCGCCCGGGAACTGCTGCGCTCGTCGCGCAAGCCGTTTGGCGAGATCGCCCTGGAATGCGGCTTCGCCAGCGCCAGCCACTTCAGCAACCGGTTCAAACAGTCGGTTGGCGCGACGGCGGGTGAGTACAGGGCTGCGTTTCAGTCGCGTTAA
- a CDS encoding TonB-dependent siderophore receptor, translating to MVAVWSACAQAAVPAYDFSIPAKPLPQALRDFSRVTGQGVIYTQDAPYAIDAPALIGSFSAEQALRLLLSRSALTFRRATDDTFTLQSPPAEGVVTLGATQIASTRSAVYSYQPPAVASVMRSTTPSLESPQAVSTVPAQALSDQAPRNLDDALANVSGVTQGNTLGSTQDTLMKRGFGDNRDGSIMRDGMPVVQGRNLNATAERVEVLKGPASLLYGIQDPGGVINVVSKRPQLPSANALTARGSSFGSGKNGSGVTLDSTGAIDGAEGASAGLAYRLIVDHEDEDYWRNYGVHRESLIAPSLAWYGDDTEVLASYEHREFLSPFDRGTAIDPRTNHPLDIPATRRLDEPFNDMEGRSDLYRLEVDHSFDDTWKGHIGYSYNRETYDASQVRVTAVNPATGTLTRSIDGTGNALSTDRFTTLTLNGDTSLAGMRHELLIGVDDEYRKVARGELIRQKSQSTFSYVNPVYGREAEGTQVSAADSHQLDILRSDSVFVQDSLHLSERWIFVAGARYQVFDQQAGKGSPFTRNTDLNGQKWIPRAGLVYRYSDELSVYGSYTEAFKPNSSIATLAGGTVLDSATLPEESKAWELGAKWDSSDGISATLALFDIRKRNVLVANFDSVTANTVYTTAGQVRSRGVELDVSGQLSERWSLIGGYAFTDAWVVEDPTLKGNRLQNVPRHSGSVSAVYDFGAALGADRLRAGAGAHYVGQRAGNADNDFELPGYTVADAFATYETRLDGQKVKFQLNVKNLFDRTYYSSAVSRYFVSLGDSRQVVMATTLEF from the coding sequence GTGGTAGCGGTCTGGAGCGCCTGCGCCCAGGCAGCCGTGCCGGCCTACGACTTTTCGATCCCGGCCAAACCGCTGCCTCAAGCACTGAGGGATTTCAGTCGGGTCACGGGGCAGGGCGTGATCTACACCCAGGACGCGCCCTACGCGATCGATGCTCCTGCGTTGATAGGCTCATTCAGTGCGGAACAGGCATTACGCTTGCTCTTGAGTAGGTCCGCCCTCACATTCCGCCGCGCCACCGACGACACCTTTACGCTGCAGTCCCCGCCAGCCGAGGGCGTAGTCACCCTTGGCGCGACGCAGATCGCGTCCACTCGCAGCGCCGTTTACAGCTATCAGCCGCCCGCCGTGGCATCAGTGATGCGCAGCACAACCCCGTCGCTGGAAAGCCCGCAGGCGGTGAGTACCGTTCCTGCGCAGGCGCTGAGCGATCAGGCGCCGCGCAACCTCGACGATGCGCTGGCCAACGTGAGCGGCGTGACCCAGGGTAATACCCTCGGCAGCACCCAGGACACGTTGATGAAGCGCGGTTTCGGCGACAATCGCGACGGTTCGATCATGCGCGACGGCATGCCGGTGGTCCAGGGCCGCAACCTGAATGCCACCGCTGAGCGCGTCGAAGTCCTTAAGGGTCCGGCGTCGCTGTTGTATGGCATTCAGGACCCGGGCGGGGTGATCAATGTGGTCAGCAAGCGCCCCCAGTTGCCGTCGGCCAACGCGCTGACGGCTCGGGGTTCAAGCTTCGGCTCAGGCAAGAACGGCAGCGGCGTAACGCTCGATAGCACCGGCGCCATTGATGGCGCTGAAGGGGCGTCGGCCGGGCTGGCGTATCGCTTGATCGTTGACCACGAAGACGAAGATTACTGGCGCAATTACGGCGTGCACCGTGAATCGCTGATCGCGCCGTCGCTTGCCTGGTATGGCGATGACACCGAAGTGCTGGCGTCCTACGAGCACCGCGAATTTCTCTCGCCGTTTGATCGCGGCACGGCAATCGATCCTCGCACCAATCATCCGCTGGATATACCGGCCACCCGCCGTCTGGACGAGCCCTTCAACGACATGGAAGGGCGCTCGGATCTGTATCGACTCGAGGTCGACCACAGCTTCGACGACACCTGGAAAGGCCACATCGGTTACAGCTACAACCGCGAGACCTACGACGCCAGTCAGGTGCGGGTGACCGCCGTCAATCCGGCCACCGGCACACTGACCCGCTCCATCGACGGGACCGGCAACGCCCTGAGCACTGATCGCTTCACCACCCTGACCCTGAATGGCGATACGTCGTTGGCCGGCATGCGGCATGAACTGCTGATCGGCGTCGACGACGAGTACCGAAAAGTCGCGCGCGGTGAACTGATCCGCCAGAAAAGCCAAAGCACGTTCAGCTACGTGAATCCGGTGTATGGCCGGGAAGCAGAGGGCACTCAGGTCAGTGCGGCGGACAGCCATCAGCTCGACATCCTGCGCAGCGACTCGGTGTTTGTTCAGGACTCCCTGCACCTCAGCGAGCGCTGGATTTTCGTCGCGGGCGCGCGTTATCAAGTGTTTGATCAACAGGCTGGTAAAGGCTCGCCTTTCACGCGCAACACCGATTTGAACGGGCAGAAGTGGATTCCCCGAGCCGGCCTTGTTTACCGCTACAGCGATGAGCTGTCGGTGTATGGGAGTTACACCGAGGCGTTCAAGCCCAACTCCAGCATCGCCACGCTGGCGGGCGGCACCGTTCTGGATTCGGCGACGCTGCCCGAAGAATCAAAAGCGTGGGAGCTGGGCGCCAAGTGGGATTCTTCCGATGGCATCAGTGCGACGCTGGCGCTGTTCGACATCCGAAAGCGCAACGTGCTGGTGGCGAATTTTGACTCGGTGACAGCGAACACCGTGTACACCACGGCGGGTCAGGTGCGCTCGCGGGGGGTGGAACTTGACGTGAGCGGGCAGCTGTCAGAACGCTGGAGCCTGATTGGCGGTTACGCCTTCACCGACGCCTGGGTGGTTGAAGACCCGACCCTGAAAGGCAACCGCTTGCAGAACGTACCCCGGCACAGCGGGTCGGTTTCGGCGGTGTACGACTTTGGCGCCGCGCTGGGTGCGGACCGGCTGCGCGCGGGAGCAGGTGCCCATTACGTGGGCCAACGCGCGGGCAATGCGGACAATGATTTTGAGCTGCCCGGATACACCGTCGCCGATGCCTTCGCGACTTACGAAACCCGTCTGGACGGGCAAAAAGTGAAGTTTCAGCTGAACGTGAAAAACCTGTTTGATCGCACTTATTACAGCTCGGCGGTAAGCCGTTATTTCGTGTCGCTGGGAGATTCGCGGCAGGTGGTGATGGCGACGACGCTGGAGTTTTAA
- a CDS encoding FecR family protein, producing the protein MNAFPDPKTHSNADSDTMALSWLSVLHNQPTIADQARFSRWLHADPAHAQAYARAQVLWELSEEPATTLAGEDAVALDALLRKMDAPPPQRLPGWGAALAMAACLLLMVSVAMGWNPQRWAEDLNADYVSAPGQVRTLILADGSQVMMDADSAIAVHFHDGERHVELRRGAAFFQVIHNGEPFVVDGGRGETRVLGTQFEVRLQPAGAQVTVLSGRVGVKADADAPQLILTAGQQARYDRERVTDPQPVDTESQLAWRQGWLNYSRTPLANVINDLNRYYPGRIILLNDELAAKTVSGSFPSRDPQAVLAALKSVIGFEQFGALGRVIVIR; encoded by the coding sequence ATGAACGCCTTCCCCGATCCGAAAACTCATTCAAATGCCGATTCCGACACCATGGCCCTGAGCTGGCTCAGTGTGCTGCACAATCAGCCGACGATCGCTGATCAGGCGCGTTTCAGCCGCTGGCTGCACGCCGACCCGGCCCATGCCCAGGCCTACGCTCGGGCTCAGGTGCTATGGGAACTCAGTGAAGAGCCTGCCACCACACTGGCCGGCGAAGACGCCGTCGCCCTCGACGCCTTGCTGCGGAAAATGGACGCGCCACCGCCGCAACGCTTGCCGGGCTGGGGAGCGGCGCTGGCGATGGCGGCGTGTCTGCTGCTAATGGTGAGCGTCGCGATGGGCTGGAATCCGCAGCGCTGGGCAGAGGATTTGAACGCTGATTATGTGTCGGCGCCGGGGCAGGTCCGAACGTTGATCCTGGCAGACGGGTCGCAGGTAATGATGGACGCCGACAGCGCCATCGCCGTCCATTTCCACGACGGAGAACGGCATGTCGAGCTGCGCCGTGGCGCCGCATTCTTTCAGGTTATCCACAACGGCGAGCCGTTCGTGGTCGATGGCGGACGCGGTGAAACCCGGGTGCTGGGCACACAGTTCGAGGTGCGACTGCAACCTGCCGGCGCGCAAGTCACCGTGCTTTCGGGCCGCGTTGGCGTGAAGGCAGACGCCGATGCGCCGCAGCTGATCCTGACGGCAGGTCAGCAGGCCCGTTATGACCGCGAACGCGTCACTGATCCGCAGCCCGTCGACACTGAAAGCCAATTGGCCTGGCGTCAGGGTTGGCTCAATTATTCCCGTACGCCCCTCGCCAATGTGATTAACGACCTTAACCGCTATTACCCGGGGCGAATCATTTTGCTTAACGATGAGCTGGCCGCGAAGACCGTCAGCGGCAGCTTCCCCAGCCGCGACCCACAGGCCGTGCTGGCAGCGTTGAAGTCCGTCATTGGTTTTGAGCAGTTCGGAGCCCTCGGGCGGGTCATTGTGATCCGTTGA
- a CDS encoding RNA polymerase sigma factor: MIDPPPSLSSACQDLDHEAPKAARARFLEVFLSQRPQMEALVSRRVGCRATAADLVQDLFLRFWRRPLVQVEELNTYLLRCAGNIAIDHLRNEGTRARLSDEMLPDAHRPDTDEPQAALEASNDLRHIETALRALPEKTRQIFLLNRIHGRKYAEIAKAMGLSQSAVEKHMMRALQACKASVNQDVARVVPPVGKSGGGRR, encoded by the coding sequence ATGATCGATCCACCTCCGTCCTTGAGCTCAGCGTGCCAGGACCTCGACCACGAGGCCCCGAAGGCTGCACGCGCACGGTTTCTGGAGGTGTTTCTGTCCCAGCGTCCGCAAATGGAGGCGCTGGTCAGCCGAAGAGTGGGTTGCCGGGCGACCGCAGCGGATCTGGTGCAGGACCTGTTCCTCAGGTTCTGGAGGCGCCCGCTGGTCCAGGTCGAAGAGCTCAACACCTACCTGCTGCGCTGTGCTGGCAATATCGCCATTGACCATCTGCGCAATGAAGGCACCCGTGCCCGGCTCAGCGACGAGATGCTGCCTGACGCGCATCGGCCCGACACTGACGAACCCCAGGCGGCGCTGGAGGCGAGCAATGATCTGCGCCACATCGAAACGGCGTTGCGCGCATTGCCGGAGAAAACCCGGCAGATCTTCCTGCTCAATCGTATCCACGGACGCAAATATGCCGAAATCGCCAAGGCCATGGGGCTTTCGCAGAGTGCCGTGGAGAAACACATGATGCGGGCCCTGCAGGCTTGCAAGGCGAGCGTCAATCAGGACGTCGCTCGGGTTGTGCCCCCTGTCGGGAAATCCGGAGGGGGTCGTCGATGA
- a CDS encoding HPF/RaiA family ribosome-associated protein, which produces MQIQVNSDNHIENSVRLEEWVRTTVETTLERYEEDLTRVEVHINDENGDKPGPHDIRCQMEARPKGHQPISVTHKADSIDQAVDGAAVKLDHALEHLFGKLRGNKRGAAPVIESDLDDEPVSADALLEEEFLEKDDALHG; this is translated from the coding sequence ATGCAAATCCAGGTCAACAGCGATAACCACATCGAAAACAGCGTCCGTCTGGAGGAGTGGGTACGAACCACGGTTGAAACTACGCTCGAACGATACGAAGAGGATCTCACCCGCGTTGAGGTCCACATCAACGACGAAAACGGCGACAAGCCCGGCCCGCATGACATCCGTTGCCAGATGGAAGCCCGGCCAAAAGGACACCAACCTATTTCCGTGACCCACAAGGCCGATTCGATTGATCAGGCAGTGGATGGCGCAGCGGTCAAACTCGACCACGCGCTGGAACATCTTTTCGGAAAACTGCGCGGCAACAAACGCGGTGCGGCTCCGGTAATTGAAAGCGATCTGGACGACGAGCCGGTCAGTGCTGACGCGCTGCTCGAAGAAGAATTTCTCGAGAAGGATGACGCGTTGCACGGCTGA
- a CDS encoding DUF3509 domain-containing protein, whose translation MDNPFQLITDAFHPDYRVNLSIQGLDGTIMLTLSNESGVVAKRLLSAEQRNSPKRLRRLIESIQFGIAIEQGHSAIKILAAMTDGDLKQLSPPPTRTSFLSRSQSAAGI comes from the coding sequence ATGGATAACCCTTTTCAACTGATCACCGACGCCTTCCATCCCGACTATCGGGTCAACCTGAGTATCCAGGGCCTCGACGGGACCATCATGCTGACGCTGTCGAATGAATCAGGTGTGGTCGCCAAACGCTTGCTCAGTGCTGAGCAACGCAATTCGCCCAAGCGCCTGCGTCGCTTGATTGAAAGTATCCAGTTCGGCATCGCCATCGAACAGGGCCACAGCGCCATCAAAATCCTGGCAGCCATGACCGACGGTGACCTCAAGCAACTTTCGCCGCCGCCCACCCGAACCAGTTTTCTCAGCCGTTCGCAGTCGGCAGCCGGCATCTGA
- a CDS encoding YXWGXW repeat-containing protein → MSLRYIALIGALALATGCVEERVVHERRVVDRPAPRAEYVEVVAPQAPPVRVIEEEPAPRPGYIWSRGYWRWNGNRYVAEHGHWEAVRPGYRYQHPYWESRGDGWHYHVGVWVN, encoded by the coding sequence ATGTCTCTACGATACATAGCGCTGATTGGCGCGCTGGCGCTCGCGACCGGCTGCGTGGAAGAAAGAGTGGTGCATGAGCGCCGAGTGGTCGACCGACCCGCGCCCCGCGCCGAATACGTCGAAGTGGTCGCCCCGCAAGCGCCGCCCGTGCGCGTCATCGAAGAAGAACCGGCCCCGCGTCCAGGCTACATCTGGTCCCGCGGCTACTGGCGCTGGAACGGCAACCGCTACGTCGCCGAGCACGGCCACTGGGAAGCGGTACGGCCTGGCTATCGCTATCAACATCCGTACTGGGAAAGTCGAGGCGATGGCTGGCATTACCATGTTGGGGTGTGGGTGAACTGA